Proteins encoded together in one Camelina sativa cultivar DH55 chromosome 9, Cs, whole genome shotgun sequence window:
- the LOC104714112 gene encoding LOW QUALITY PROTEIN: UDP-glycosyltransferase 76D1-like (The sequence of the model RefSeq protein was modified relative to this genomic sequence to represent the inferred CDS: inserted 1 base in 1 codon): MEEIRQRRLLMVPAPFEGHLPSMMNLASYLFSQGISVTIVQTQFNLKDLSASFPDLNFFTIKDGMSESDMKSLGLLEFILRLNSICEPILKEFLTIHDDVDSIIYDEFVYFPRGVAEXLHLPKMVFSASSAATSISRCVLMDNQAKGLLPPQEAISQLEEMMPEFHPFRFKDLPVTAYGSMERLMILYENVSNRSLSSGIIHNSSNCLESSFISTGQANWRVPVYPVGPLHMTNPATSCPSLFDEERNCLEWLEKQETNSVIYISMGSLAMTQEIEALEMAMGFVESNQPFLWVIRPGSIIGQESLDFLPEQFRQTVTDGRGFVVQWAPQKEVLRHRAVGGFWNHCGWNSCLESISSGVPMICMPYSGDQKVNARLMSHVWQTAFEIEGKLERGIVEIAVRRLIVDHEGVEMRTRAIGLKVEIEASVRIGGSSHSSLNSLVDSIMSLTS; the protein is encoded by the exons atggAAGAGATTCGCCAGAGAAGACTGTTGATGGTCCCAGCACCGTTCGAAGGCCATTTACCTTCGATGATGAACTTAGCTTCCTACCTTTTTTCCCAAGGCATTTCAGTCACAATTGTTCAAACCCAATTCAACTTGAAAGATCTCTCTGCTAGCTTCCCTGATCTCAACTTCTTCACCATAAAAGACGGCATGTCAGAATCCGACATGAAGTCTCTCGGGCTCCTTGAATTTATCCTAAGGCTCAACTCTATATGTGAACCCATTTTGAAAGAGTTTTTAACCATCCATGATGATGTTGACTCTATCATATATGATGAATTTGTCTACTTCCCTCGAGGTGTTGCAG ATCTTCATCTGCCCAAGATGGTCTTTAGTGCTTCTTCGGCCGCTACTTCGATCAGCCGGTGCGTGCTTATGGATAACCAAGCAAAAGGGTTACTTCCTCCACAAG AAGCAATATCTCAGCTTGAAGAAATGATGCCAGAGTTTCATCCCTTTAGATTTAAAGATCTGCCTGTGACAGCTTATGGATCTATGGAGAGATTAATGATACTTTACGAGAATGTAAGCAATAGATCTCTATCTTCTGGCATAATACACAATTCTTCAAATTGCTTAGAGAGCTCATTCATATCAACTGGACAAGCGAACTGGAGAGTTCCCGTGTACCCGGTTGGTCCACTCCATATGACCAATCCCGCTACGTCATGTCCGAGTTtatttgatgaagaaagaaactgTCTCGAATGGCTTGAGAAGCAAGAAACAAACTCCGTGATATACATAAGCATGGGCAGCTTGGCGATGACACAAGAGATAGAGGCTTTGGAGATGGCCATGGGATTTGTTGAGAGTAATCAACCTTTCTTGTGGGTGATCCGACCAGGCTCGATAATCGGACAAGAATCCTTAGACTTCTTACCGGAACAATTTAGGCAAACGGTAACCGACGGGAGAGGTTTTGTAGTGCAATGGGCTCCACAGAAAGAGGTGTTAAGGCATAGAGCAGTGGGAGGGTTTTGGAAccattgtggatggaactcatGCCTGGAGAGCATAAGTAGTGGCGTACCAATGATTTGCATGCCGTATTCTGGTGATCAGAAAGTGAACGCTCGACTTATGTCACATGTTTGGCAAACCGCGTTTGAGATCGAAGGTAAATTGGAAAGAGGGATTGTAGAGATAGCTGTGAGGAGGCTCATTGTGGATCATGAAGGCGTAGAAATGAGAACGAGAGCCATTGGACTAAAGGTGGAGATTGAAGCTTCTGTCAGAATAGGAGGCTCTTCTCACAGTTCTTTAAACAGTTTGGTCGACAGTATCATGTCGTTAACATCATAA
- the LOC104714113 gene encoding uncharacterized protein LOC104714113, with translation MFAEADSIPRAKYGNMMHSDPNLSSTMTQQTEEEYGIRNSSASAVGTGMYDRMSCEGSPMMMSPWNQATPFTQTQWSSVEENLPQNGLIGSLVREEGHIYSLAATKDLLYTGSDSKNIRVWKNLKEFSAFKCNSGLVKAIVISGEKIFTGHQDGKIRVWKVSPKNQSLHKRSGTLPTLKDIFKASLKPRNYVEVKKHRSTLWIKHADAVSCLSLNVEQGLLYSASWDRTIKVWRISDSKCLESIPAHDDAVNSVVSTTEAIVFSGSADGTVKAWKRDQQGKHTKHTLMQTLTKQESAVTALAVSKNGAAVYFGSSDGLVNFWEREKQLNYGGVLKGHKLAVLCLEVAGSLVFSGSADKTICVWKRDGNIHTCLSVLTGHTGPVKCLAVEADREASERSDKKWIVYSGSLDKSVKVWGVSESFIDMNQMGMMQQQHVISHSEAFMSDGSFSSSAGGASSHRRP, from the coding sequence ATGTTCGCGGAGGCGGATAGCATTCCTAGGGCAAAATATGGCAACATGATGCATTCTGATCCGAATCTTTCCTCCACCATGACCCAACAAACAGAGGAAGAGTATGGCATACGCAACAGCAGTGCATCTGCGGTTGGCACGGGCATGTATGATAGAATGAGTTGTGAAGGTTCACCAATGATGATGTCTCCTTGGAACCAAGCAACTCCATTTACTCAAACACAATGGTCTAGTGTTGAAGAAAATCTACCCCAAAATGGCCTTATTGGTTCCCTTGTTCGTGAAGAAGGTCATATTTATTCTTTAGCTGCCACCAAAGATCTtctttatactggttctgataGCAAGAACATACGTGTGTGGAAGAATCTTAAGGAGTTTAGTGCATTCAAATGTAACAGTGGATTGGTAAAGGCCATTGTTATTTCAGGCGAGAAGATTTTCACAGGTCACCAAGACGGAAAGATTCGGGTTTGGAAAGTCTCCCCTAAGAACCAGAGCTTGCACAAACGCTCTGGAACGTTACCAACTTTGAAAGATATATTCAAGGCATCTCTCAAACCAAGAAACTATGTTGAGGTGAAGAAACACCGCAGTACTCTTTGGATCAAACACGCCGATGCTGTTTCATGTTTGAGCTTAAACGTTGAACAAGGGTTGTTGTATTCTGCTTCTTGGGACCGGACCATTAAGGTGTGGAGGATTTCTGATTCAAAATGTCTAGAATCGATCCCAGCTCACGATGATGCTGTAAACTCGGTGGTGTCAACAACGGAGGCGATTGTTTTCTCTGGATCAGCTGATGGGACAGTCAAGGCATGGAAGAGAGACCAACaaggaaaacacacaaaacatacATTAATGCAAACACTAACAAAACAAGAGAGTGCAGTCACAGCTTTAGCTGTAAGCAAGAATGGTGCGGCTGTGTACTTTGGTTCGAGTGATGGTTTGGTCAATTTTTGGGAGAGGGAGAAGCAATTGAACTACGGTGGTGTTCTCAAGGGCCATAAGCTTGCTGTCCTTTGCCTAGAAGTGGCAGGGAGTCTTGTCTTTAGCGGATCAGCTGATAAGACAATATGTGTGTGGAAGAGAGATGGAAATATTCATACATGCCTTTCTGTACTAACAGGTCACACAGGTCCTGTAAAATGTTTGGCTGTAGAAGCAGATCGCGAAGCTTCAGAACGTTCAGACAAAAAATGGATTGTATATAGTGGAAGCTTGGATAAGTCAGTAAAAGTATGGGGGGTTTCAGAATCTTTCATTGACATGAACCAAATGGGTATGATGCAACAACAACATGTTATATCGCATTCTGAGGCTTTCATGTCTGATGGCAGTTTCTCTTCATCAGCTGGTGGAGCTAGCAGTCATCGACGACCCTAA